A window of the Bacteroidales bacterium genome harbors these coding sequences:
- a CDS encoding DUF4760 domain-containing protein translates to MDTLRFTLKLKFLYLLVLLFAVFIVLFITLPNNKDLVIFSITVLGGLAAIYSAFFVALSIKQKVNHDRISGCFKFMERHSNIDLQKLKSYLLKNFNVNDVKPSEIFERIVVDEDLHTAVRTTLNLYEEISVAIQFEFVDEKAMYKLVNEVTIIYYNNFKKYITEFRERNNNPTIWIEFTKLATSWEQGIYLATKRKITQ, encoded by the coding sequence ATGGACACATTGAGATTTACGTTAAAATTAAAATTTTTGTATTTGTTAGTATTGCTTTTTGCAGTATTTATAGTGTTATTTATAACTCTACCTAATAATAAGGACTTAGTGATTTTTTCCATTACTGTTTTGGGTGGATTAGCTGCCATTTATTCTGCATTTTTTGTTGCTCTTAGTATTAAACAAAAGGTAAATCATGACCGGATAAGTGGTTGTTTTAAGTTCATGGAAAGACATTCGAATATTGATTTGCAAAAATTAAAATCATATCTCCTAAAGAATTTTAATGTAAACGACGTGAAACCTTCAGAAATATTTGAAAGAATAGTAGTGGACGAAGATTTACATACTGCTGTTAGAACAACATTAAATCTTTATGAAGAAATTTCTGTTGCCATACAATTTGAATTTGTTGATGAAAAAGCGATGTACAAATTGGTCAATGAAGTGACTATTATTTATTATAATAATTTTAAAAAATACATTACTGAATTTAGAGAAAGAAATAATAATCCTACGATTTGGATTGAATTTACAAAACTTGCTACATCATGGGAGCAAGGCATTTACCTTGCAACGAAACGAAAAATAACACAATAA
- a CDS encoding aldo/keto reductase encodes MTVKHKRLGKHGVLVSDICLGTMNFGWHASEEESFKIMDRALELGINFFDTADVYGWSVEHGYTEEIIGRWLAQGGGRRDAVVLATKVYNPVDRKANLPEVNSDGRSLSAYKIRKHCEGSLKRLQTDWIDLYQMHHIDRECSWDEIWQSFDTLIKQGKVVYVGSSNFAGWDIATACQEASKRGMLGLVSEQSVYNLDNRMVELEVIPACRHYGLGLIPWSPLAGGLLGGALEKHKVGRRIDKSQVDQIEKKRSQLEKYEALCKNIGHPPGEVALAWLLHNPVVTAPIIGPRTIEQLESAVRAATIQLDEEVLKKLDEIFPGPGGEAPTAYAW; translated from the coding sequence ATGACAGTAAAACATAAAAGACTTGGAAAGCACGGGGTTCTGGTTAGTGATATTTGCCTTGGAACCATGAACTTTGGGTGGCATGCGAGCGAAGAAGAGAGCTTCAAAATCATGGATCGGGCGTTGGAATTGGGGATCAATTTTTTCGATACGGCCGATGTCTATGGCTGGTCAGTGGAACATGGGTACACGGAAGAAATTATCGGGCGATGGCTGGCGCAGGGTGGCGGACGGCGGGATGCAGTGGTTTTGGCAACAAAAGTTTACAATCCTGTGGATCGCAAAGCAAATTTACCCGAAGTCAACAGTGATGGCCGTAGCCTGAGCGCCTATAAAATCCGGAAACATTGCGAAGGCAGCTTAAAGCGTTTACAAACCGATTGGATTGATTTATACCAGATGCATCATATTGACCGTGAGTGTTCATGGGATGAGATATGGCAAAGTTTTGATACACTGATTAAACAGGGGAAAGTAGTGTATGTCGGTTCAAGCAATTTCGCGGGTTGGGATATTGCTACTGCCTGCCAGGAAGCCTCCAAACGCGGCATGTTGGGATTGGTGAGCGAACAGAGTGTTTACAATCTTGACAACCGGATGGTCGAGCTTGAAGTGATTCCGGCCTGCCGGCATTACGGATTGGGACTCATTCCCTGGAGCCCATTGGCCGGCGGACTTTTGGGCGGAGCATTGGAGAAGCATAAGGTTGGAAGGCGCATTGACAAGAGCCAGGTGGATCAAATAGAAAAAAAACGTAGTCAATTGGAGAAATACGAGGCGCTGTGTAAAAATATTGGACACCCACCCGGAGAAGTCGCACTGGCATGGCTGCTTCATAATCCGGTTGTGACTGCGCCTATTATTGGGCCACGAACAATCGAACAACTCGAAAGTGCAGTGCGTGCAGCAACTATTCAGCTGGATGAAGAAGTCCTTAAAAAGCTGGATGAGATTTTTCCCGGCCCCGGCGGCGAAGCGCCAACGGCTTATGCCTGGTAG